In Syntrophotaleaceae bacterium, a genomic segment contains:
- a CDS encoding universal stress protein, with protein sequence MKEFKTILFATDFSENSEYAFEYALSMARKYDALLALVHVINEPVDLRGFYVPHISFETLEEEIEQGARKMMDRFCRTHLRDYQNYESFIVPGVPYDEIIKKANEVAADLIIMGTHGRSGLDHVLFGSTAEKVVRKSTIPVLTVRFAE encoded by the coding sequence ATGAAGGAATTCAAGACAATTCTGTTTGCCACCGATTTTTCCGAAAACTCGGAATACGCCTTCGAGTACGCTCTGTCCATGGCCCGCAAGTACGACGCCCTGCTGGCCCTCGTTCACGTCATCAATGAACCGGTCGACCTGCGTGGCTTCTACGTTCCCCACATCTCCTTCGAAACCCTCGAGGAAGAGATCGAGCAGGGGGCCCGCAAGATGATGGACCGCTTTTGCCGCACCCATCTCCGCGATTACCAGAATTACGAAAGTTTCATCGTACCCGGGGTCCCTTACGACGAAATTATCAAGAAGGCCAATGAAGTGGCTGCCGATCTGATCATCATGGGCACCCACGGCCGCAGCGGCCTGGATCATGTCCTGTTCGGCAGTACCGCCGAAAAGGTTGTTCGAAAATCGACGATTCCTGTCTTGACGGTAAGATTCGCCGAATAA